The sequence TAGGGATGATATCCCACGTGCCTGCTAACAGTCTAAAGTCAAGCTTGTTAAAGTGAACCTGTAACTTTTTAACAACACTCTTCCCTCCACAAGTTTCCAGAAGGGAATCTGGGGCTGTTCCTAGGAGATTGATTTTTCCTCTTTAGTTGTAACTAAACAGTAAAAAAAGGAGCGTATGAGATCCTCGCGTGgaaattttgaaatgaataatCACTTTATTCTTGGTAAAGAGAGCAGTCCTCTATGAACTGCCATCACCAAgtcatttagaaaatgtaattaGGCTAAAGAAGACTTATTCCAATAAAGACATAGAGTCACAGAGATAAACTGGTAAGAAAGGGAATATGATAACACATGCATTTTGTTTGGTCACATGGAATTAATGAGATTTGCCACAGTCCTCACCCTTCTATATTGCTTCACATCCAGTCTGTTTCATTCAAATACATCAATTGCATCACAGTGAAGATATTTGAGTTTGTGACCCCAGAATACATTAAATTATTCAGGTATTTCAATTTCATCCTAGGAAATTAATTCGGGGCCTACATAATTAAtgttgtgattaaaaaaaaattggagttgTAAGGAAATAGAATGGATCCAACTTTTGGAGTGGAGAGGTTTTTCTCCTGTACTGTTCACATATCCAGGACAGTCATGGGATGGGACAATATAAAGGACAATCCTATAGCACCAAGGATAGGATTCATTAAGACTTTTTCCCAACTCTGATTTACATAATCTAAAAAGACCCTTAAAGATGGCACAAAGTAAGAGCACAGGGCCACTAAGATGACTGGCAAATAAAGAATGGGAAGTAAATGACCATACTAATCCACATGCCTTTGTAATCTGACTATCTATCCTGTTGATTCAGAATCACTGTGGAAGCTATGACCACACCCAAACAACAAACTGTTTGTTCATCTGAATCTACATAGGTGATATTCTGTTAAGTGAGGATACTCAAGCTTTCTAGCAGAGGCTGTATCATAAGCATCCATGAGATGCTTCATTGAGAGTATATTATATTGAATATAACACAAATGTGAGCAAGTGTTCAAAGGTCCATCACGCTGCTTAACTTTTTGTCATGATTGCTCAAATTTGTGATGAAATTTGAGAACTTAAATTTGAATGTCTCAAATAATTATAtcattattaacattatttaGCACCAATTTCAACTAAAAATGTATCCATATCTGTCCCTTTGACATCTGGTAGCATTTGACACAGGCATCTGCCATGAGAAGGGAATCAGACCATGCTGACCTGCCACCTCCAGTGTTTCTGCCATACTACGGTCTTCACCCACCCTGACTTCACATAGAGCTCCAGCAGAAGCATGATGCTCTAGCTGAGCCCTGGCTACTGATGAAACATCCAAAGATGAATACTGGGTTGGTTTGAAAGAGCTCATGTATTTTAGGGAGCTGAAGTTCTAGGACATACTAGTGAATGTTGCTAGAATGACAGTACTGACCTTTGGAAGTATGAGCCATGCTTCTCTCAaacattttctgctttattttataggcACCTGTGCTGCACATGAAAATGAAGAACATGTAGTCAGACTGTagcattttctctcattttgagaCAAATTTCACAGTCCAGAAGACAATTCTCACAAGACACCAAGTTGTGACCATTTCCCAGTTTGCTATGATTGTGAAACTAGGCCCTGAcaaggatttttttctaattaagaaGTAAAACATAGGCAACAATCAATCATTTAACAAATCTCAGCTGGTATGATATGCTGATAAGCAGAGTAGTGGTTTGAAATGTATCACATTTTAAGAATATCTGCCATGCAACTACCTGGAAAATATACTGAAGGAAAGGAACAGTGGAAGTTGAGAGATCAGTTAGGAAGCAGTTGCAAAATgccattttatcttatttatagtTGTCAAAGATTGAATATATCcaaggtatatatgtatacattgggtaatgattataaaaatcaaattaattatCACATCCATCACCATCTATGCTGTACATCAGATATcttgttcatctttttattttattttttccgagacagggtctcactctgtcacccagccacGGGTCACTGCAAcattgatctcctgggctcaagtgatcctcccaccacagcatCCCCATAGCTGGGACTAAAGTCACGCACccccctgcccagctaattttttgtagagacaggatttcaccatgttgcccaggctggatcttgTTCACCTAGTTACTGAAAGTTTGTACCATTTGACCAACACCTCCCCATTTTCCCCACTCCCaacccctagcaaccaccattctactctctgctcctATGAGTTTGACAGTAATGCCATGACAAGCAGGAACTCAGGACTTGGGAGAGCTGCGCCCTACTCATCTTTGTGCCTACTAATGTGCTTACTGACTCAAATACACTTATCAAAAAAAGAGCCTCTTCTAATTTAGATGAAATTATCTTACACAACTTGCTAATACTTTGTTTAATCAAATtcaatatgtttataattttgtctattggaagcaatatatatttttcttaactcATCAGGAATAGATTTCATTCTTTGGAAACAGTGATTCATTTTGATATTCTGTCCATTGATTTATATAGCTTCatactgaaataaaatgatttcatgtCTGTTTTATTTACCAAAATCAATTCAAAGTGATTATTTTTGGCATCGACATTAGGCAAACGATACTCAGATTCACTAATTTATAATCAAATATAACATTGTTAACTGTCTTTTATGGAATTCCTAACATGATAATCACCCTTTAAACTTTACCACGTAACAGTCCTACAAGATAATTATAACACTAATTTTATAGCTTATTCAAGGTCATTAAGCTAcaaatcaggaaactgaggtcgCAACCCATGTATTTCCAACTGCAAAGTCATTCTCTTTCTATAAAAGCAACGTGCATATTTACAATCATCAATACTCTTCTAATCAATATAATTAGAAGAGTAGCAAGAACTTTTGCTTAGTATCTACTATGCCTCCATAGTGATGTTAAATTCTTCATATGCATAACCTCATTAATTCTCAGAATAACATCAGGTAGGcatttttaagtttctaattttacatataaggaaattgaggcttatgGAGGTGCAGTAACCTCCCTAAGATCACAGAGGTGGAGTTTGACAAAGCAGAGCTGATTCCAGAATTTATGCTCTTAATGAGTTCATTCTTAATTCTTACATGACAGAGAGTGCTTTGCCCCGCAGAGTCCTGCAAAACCAGTAACCAGAAGCAGTATGCATAGGAGAGGTCCTTATTTATCATAGGGAACCTCACATTCCTAAGTAGTTTCTTCAGTAATAGATgttcttaattatatttttaaaaatacatggagAATGGCTGAAGGAACATAGAACCATAGACCAGAGCAAGGACAGAGACAGCCATctgtaaatactttttaaaaaaaaaaaaaaaaaactgtcctcactcctgtaatcctagcactttggaaggtcaaggtgggtggatcacgaggtcagaagctcaaaaccagcctggccaacatggtgaaacctcgtctttactaaaaatacaaaaaaattagctgggcacagtcgtgggcatctgtaatcccagctacttgggaggctgaggcaggagaactgcttgaacctgggaggtggaggttgcagtgagctgagatcacaacactgcactccagcttgggcaacagagcgggactctgtctcaaaaaaaaaagaaaaaatagctgtCATGAGAAAAGTctgtatgttttttgttgttgttctacaGGGAAAAAGAGTTGCATACAGAGAGTTATATATCAATACATCTATATATCTTTAtctattgatatataatatatatagttgaCTGTAAATAACTGATAATTAGAATTGTAGAAAAATAACTTGTGTGGCCTCATAAAGTGTTCTAATCATCACTGGGTCTACAGGCAGAAGTAAGGTAGTTATCAGTCATACTGTAGATGTGTTTCTGTCATCTCATAAGGTTTAGGACTAGGTTTAAGATAATTTCCACCTCTAAGATCCAATCATGTAGAACTTGACAATTTCACTGGTATGATAGTATTTCAGTATGTATGTAATTATCTTTACCTCTACTTTCATAATTCATTATTGAGGTGATTAAGGTTatgcaaaaaaaaatagaagcaccCCCTTAAAGAATGTTATAATTATTACAGAATTATGTATAAtagtaaagaaatgaaaggaagataAATCCCCATTAATTGAAAATAGATCAAATAAAACTTGAGATATAAATAGAACGAATGCTATGTGGCCTTTATAAGTTGTGTGTTCCCTGAGTATttgataatatataaaaaattacttGTGATATAGTGTTAAGTATAAAAGGGTGCAAATTAAAAGTAAAGGTAGAAGAAATATTATAACCTGTAATATAATGTTACTgatgtttatctttaaaatttatgaCCCTACATTTTTCTACCATATCCAAGTTTATATCAAGGCTAATCACAGAGTCTAGCCCATAACaggtattaaataaatattttgtgaatgaaTATGGGGGGAACTGTGAGACATAGCTTTAATAATCCATTTTGGAAAAATCAGTTAATATTTTTACAATGTAAATCTGGTCTATGTCTGAGACATAAACCAACATAGTTATCATACAGATGGAACAAAAAAATAAgtcatagaaaaatatttcattgaggCTTTTTCAGGATCATATTAAAATCttacctcaattttttaaaaaacatgttaaaaataagaagaaaagacacaGTTTGAAAGATATTTGCAGAAAATTTGAAGAGCAAAGTGTTAATCACATAATCTAATTAATAGTTCATACAaatgaagaggagagaaaatataagtaataaacacaaagaaaatattcaatcTAACTACCaatcatagaaataaaatgtaaaacaaagtaacattttatacaaatagaagagaataaatatattttctggttCTAGAAAATGTACAAAGAATGTTCTGTGCAAATATTTCCGGAAAAATATGAAGTGTAAGTGGGGGAAACAATTCTGCCTGTGTACTAAGAATTCTTTCATAATTCATATCTTTGTATTCTTTAGTTCTATCTCTAGAAATTTATCTTATCTCTAGTTGAAGCAACAGCAGATTAGATAGCCAAGTTCATAGATATCAATGGTAATTacataaaaatctcaaaaaattaaaaatatgtccaataatatgaaaattatagGCTATAATAATTCcacttaataaaatattctttaaatattaaaaaagaatgttACATATActataaaaaatcataaatcagAAAATTATTGATGTAAAGTGGCAAAtgctaattaaaatttatttatgctATAATTCTACtggtataaagaaaaatgtttgcatGTTGCCTGGaattaacaaaaatatgaaaaacagaaagaatttaaACAGTTGAAATGTAGGATTCTATAGAGTTAACTTAGAATTATTTACacagtacaaaaagaaaaacaaatttgtgagaaaattttaacttttctgatAACTTTTGGACATTCTAACTGGATCCCTAACTTATTATCATGCcatcaaatacatacatattcaaTGAATACTCCAAGAAATGTATGACTAGGGAAGTTTTTGTTTAGATCAGAATAACGGGGCCTTTGGAATATGCAGAAATCAGGGACTGTATCCCTAGAGAATCCTGTGATTTTTTGACTTACAACCTTAGGGACTGAAGAAGTTTGTAGAAGTAAGTGCTGAACTCCCCTCCAAAAGAGGTGAGTCTCTCTTGAGTAAGCATCAACTTAAGAACAAATTATGGGAAAACTAGAGTTACGTCATTGATCATTATgcttaatatgttttatttccttgataTCCTCTTAAGAATATTCACGTACAGCCAAATTGCCTGATTATGCCTACCCTTCCtcacatttctttttagaaagagGAGGTACTGTATCCAAATTGAGAATCTTCTGGTATCATCtgaaaaatataagtgaaattCAAATTCCTGGGAATTTTTTCCATTACTTAATAGCATGGAATGGTATGGATGATTTTCAAACCCAGTCAGGAGGTAAGATAAACAGAGAAGATTTTATTgcgattatttcaaaagaaaaacatcttatCAACAAATATAAAGATTTTTGAGTTGACATGGTTGTTGCTTATGGTATttcaagaatataaatatttaatatacatgtCAAGGAAGAATATGCAAAAACCCAGTCATCACCTACCAGACCAGGagattttacttaaatttttctctttaactCCAAAATAATCCAGTGGTGTGCAGTCTCTTTTGAGATCATAGAATTAATTCATGTGAGGAAAAGGAAGTTGATTACAATGCAACAGACTCATAAATAATAGGCTAATGGTTATTGTATTTAAATATCTGGTCCACTAAAGTCTTAAGTAACAGTAACAAGGAGAAAGAACACACGGCGATTTGtatattattcatatataaaCTATGGCCAATAAGGGTTTGAGAAAGCATATAATTAAAGGTATTTGCagtaaaaatagaattaacaaCAAGTAATATGAAAGAGAGGTGAGAAATAATTATAACTGAGTGTTAGTTCAAACCCCAGGCAGCCagggtaaaagaaaaaatattaaatttttttgagttctTATTTACATAGTAAGTCAAATTCCACTATACTAGGCCTTAATTTCCCACAATAGACCCGAAAGGAATTTGGGGTAGGCTTTCATCTGAAGTCATTATTGTGGATAATGTCTTTATACATGGTTTTCAAAAGGGCTAAATTTATTCTCTATGTGCACAATTATCATATAGACCCTTTTTCAAAGTTCAGTTCATCTAATTAAACTgtggttttataaaatttttgtacTGTAAAAATAAGTGAACACTGCAGAACAGAACAGTGGTAATCTTTACTACTATCAGATATTGAACATTTTCTGCactgatctcactgggagctgcagaccggagctgttcctattcggccattctttgaaatttcaaattaatttctttgttaaaaaaaaaaaaaaaaaaagtcatagtaGTATTTGGGTTATTTTGACAATTAagtgataaaaattatatgaaatgtcaAATACATACTAATACTTCACATGTTATAAATTGCCCTTCCCTTTGTGAGCTAAAATAATATGTCTTTCCTCATGGTTTATTAATTGAGGGTTAGAGTATATCTATAAATTGATGGTTGACATGTCCATTAAACTGTGTGTAATATCAATGATCTTAACTGCTCTCTTTAGAAAAGCTGGAGATTACAAGATTGTTTCTTCTAGGGAGTATTTAGGGTACAAATGTGACATGGTTTTGcggaaaaaaaattagtattttaaatgttagaccttcAAGTAGCTAAGTtaataaagcaaagcaaaacaaggtTAGATGTTTTTCTAGAAAGTTAGAGAGTTTGACTTCTGGCTTGAATTGAAAAGTCATAAACTTTGCTTAGGTCTATCGCAACACTAAAGCAGCCCCAGAGCATTGAATCATAGACTGGTTATTTCTtacaggggctgggagaggggtaTTTGAGGGTGGCAGGATTCCAGCTAGTTTAGAGCCTGTTGCAAATACAAACTTCATCTTCTAGTAACAATTCTGTTCCAGGCATTAATGGTCTGCAATCTCCTTTGAGATCATTTGATTAAGTATCAAGTTCTTTATCTTGGTTACCTTCAGAAAACAATAAAGACTGTTACCTAGAAGATTTTAAGTGTAGGGATATAAATGCTCTAGATGCAATAGAAAAACTAGTGAGATCCTGTGGATAACTGGAAAGGACACACCAGTACAATTTAGTCACATTGTTCAATCTCTAGACAAAATTGCTGTActatttcaattgttttaacaTTGTTTACTCTGAGTTAGTCTTCCTAATATAATTATAGACAACTGCTTCAGCGTTTTCcacttttgtttacattttacttttatatatatttatttagaaatgtggatactcagaaaagtagaaaaaagttaTCTAAAATAACCATTCACATTTTGGATATTTCTTTCCAGCCTTTATTTTCTATCTGGGTTATCTTGGTTTAGGTTTTGGTTTTGCACACAATGTTATAACAtatacttttgtttctgttttaacttaatcatcttaaaataatttaaacatgacTTTTGTGTTCATACAAATTCCCCACAAACATCATATTAATAGGCGCATAATGGCCCATTACATGAGTGTACTATGATTATTTGACAATTCCACTAACATTAGACAAGaataaaactcttttaaaagataatatccAATAATAGCAAAGATctggaaagaataaaattattcgATACTAGAAGTCCCATGGAAAGTGATTTATTAGAAACTATTCAGCATCTTAACAATCTTCATTTCCTGTTCCCAAGAAGATTCTGGGAATCCATGTTAGGAAATTAAACCTAAGTGCAGAAAAAATGAAGGCATAATGCCTACAGAGTGTTTGTTACTCGCTTCTTAAATTACACCAGCATTGCAAGAGTAATTCGAATAATTTATTCTATATTGTTCATTATCCCTTTTTTCCCATTTGAAAGCATCAAAGTAGATTGgtgatttcttttataaatatttgcaagTGAAATTATGATTGCAGCTACCATCTTAGGGCTGTTTGGATAGTATTTATAccataattattttccaaaatttattttcaaataggaaTCAATGTTTAGAtgttccaggaaaagaaaagagagggcaGTCTATCTGATTCATATCTTGCCTGAAAAAACTTCAATGCAGATTTTCAAGGCCTCTATGTAAATTTCATTGGCAGATTCAGAGTAGGTTAATATATGCAGCTACAGTCATTCAAATTCCTATCTTACTACTAAAAAAAAGTGTATGCTGGCCTACCTAACACTTTCTACCTTCTTTGTAATTCATGCCTAAAAAGTAGGATGTAGCTTGAATTAGTTGAAAGCCCTCATTTCCATAGCCAACAGAAGTATAAAAACAtccagccaggggtggtggttcatgcctgtaatcccagcactttgggacgccaaagtgagtggatcacttgaggtcaggagttccagaccaggctggccaacacggtgaaaccccgtctctgctaaaaatacaaaaattagtcgggagtggtggcatgcacctataatcccagctactcacgaggctgaggcaggagaattgcttcaactccgaaggcggaggttgcagtgaactgagatcatgccactgcactccagactgggcagcagagtgagactctgtctcaaaaaaaaaaggaaaagaaatataagcaTCCTTTTATGCCGATTATCTTGCCTGACCATTGTAAACCAGAGTTTTCATAGAAAGCAGCACAACCTGTGGGCAAATGATTAGCACAGAAATGGCAAATCCTGTACCAGAAACACagtcatttgtttaaaatattaagtcaAAATTCATTCATTGCATCAATTTTTTTCCActagggatatatatatatatatatatatatatatatatattttttttttttttttttttttttttttttttgagacagagtcttgctctgtcgcccgggctggagtgcagtggccggatctcagctcactgcaagctccgcctcccgggtttacgccattctcctgcctcagcctcccgagtagcggggactacaggcgcccgccacctcgcccggctagttttttgtgtttttagtagagacggggtttcactgtgttagccaggatggtctcgatctcctgacctcgtgatccgcccgtctcggcctcccaaagtgctgggattacaggcttgagccaccgcgcccggcctccactaGGGATATATTTTAAAGCTAGATAGAATACCATGAGGATGTTGAGatgttttcaaaatgatattcTGTGACTTATTTGCTACAAAGAAGGTGGTAATCTGCTAATATCTACCCTTTAAGTTTTTTCAGATTAAAGTCATTTGTTCCATGTTCTTTGGTGCACTACTCAGGTGCCTGAACTGGACCAATATTCCTTCTTTAGGAAAACACTGGCCCTAAcagcaaattcaacaagaagaggaATGAATTTCATATGGACAGAGGTAAAAGGCAGGTTCTTCTCTGTGCAGTTTGGTTGCTTGCATATATAGCCAGAATTGATTGCAATAAACTACACAGAAGTAACTTCATGTTTCACCAGTGTTCAGTTTAGCATTGTCTATTGTCCAGTTGCTATTTTATACACAATTGAAGTAGCAATAGCACCGCAGTGGTATTGGAGTCAGATGGTCTGAAAGACCTTGCTACTCAGGTGTGTTCTGTAGACAAGCAATATCAGCATCACCCGGGATCATGTTAATAAATGCAGCGCTCATAACCCACCACAGATTTCTTGAAtcagaatattttacaaaattcttCATGTGACTTGTATGAAGACTAAAGTTTGAAAGCACTCGACAAGATAGCTGGATCTCTTCCTCAGTTGTACATTAAAATCACCTGAAGagttttataaaaaaagaaaagatgcctGATTCCCACCCCTTCGATAGAACTTACATCATTTTGGGAGGGTTATAaggtatagttttaaaaaatgggatttaaagacaaaaaagtgAAGCTTTGCATAACAACTCCCTCACTTACTATAATTGTATGTAAGTTTCTCACTAGCCTTCATTTTCTTCGGGGAATTATAGTGTAATAAGATGAATAACACGTGAACGTATTTGTAAACTACAAAAAACTAAGCCAATGGCATTAATTATTTTCATGGCATAAAATCAAACTATAAATCTTTGTCAAACAGATTAAAGCATGCTCtcttcaaaatactgattttcaAAGTGGGATCTGTGGATCAACTGCATGAGAAGTAACAGATgcttgctaaaaatgcaaatggtTCTTCCCTGCCTCACACCTCTTGCAACAAAATCTCAAGAAATCGAATACGGAGGCCTGCACTTTTTAACAAACTACCCGTATAATTAACACGTGTCTTCAATTCACTGTTTTATGATCTAGAAGAGGAATCCCAGAAGCTAACCTCAAAGCTGTTACCACCACTCTAGCCAGCAGAGATACACTTGCCCCTCCCACACCAATTACCTCTCACTTCATATGTTAATGCTATACAGACTTGTTAAATTCTAGGTATAAAACAATAACATGGGAAGGACCAATTGGATAGAGATTGAGTTCATTCTGCAGGGACTTTCAGAGTACCcgagagctgaaaaattccttttCGTGATGTGCTTGGTGATGTACCTGGTGATTCTCCTGGGGAACGGCACCTTGATCGTTCTGATACTCCTGGATCCTCGTCTCCATACACCCATGTACTTCTTCCTTGGGAATCTTTCCTTCTTAGACATTTGGTACACATCCTCCTTCATCCCCTCAATGCTGATACACTTCCTATCAGAGAAGAAAACCATCTCCTTCACTAGATGTGTGGTTCAAATGTCTGTCTCTTACACTATGGGATCCACCGAGTGTGTGCTTCTAGCAGTGATGGCATATGACCGTTATGTGGCCATCTGCAACCCTCTGAGATACCCCATCATCATGGGCAAGGCCCTTTGTATTCAGATGGCAGCTCTGTCTTGGGGACTAGGCTTTCTCAACTCATTGACAGAAACTGTTCTTGCAATACGGTTGCCCTTCTG is a genomic window of Chlorocebus sabaeus isolate Y175 chromosome 12, mChlSab1.0.hap1, whole genome shotgun sequence containing:
- the LOC119618502 gene encoding olfactory receptor 13D1-like: MGRTNWIEIEFILQGLSEYPRAEKFLFVMCLVMYLVILLGNGTLIVLILLDPRLHTPMYFFLGNLSFLDIWYTSSFIPSMLIHFLSEKKTISFTRCVVQMSVSYTMGSTECVLLAVMAYDRYVAICNPLRYPIIMGKALCIQMAALSWGLGFLNSLTETVLAIRLPFCGKNVINHFVCEILAFVKLACTDISLNEIIIMLGNVIFLFSPLLLIFISYIFILSTVLRINSAEGRKKAFSTCSAHMTVVIVFYGTILFMYMKPKSKDSAFDKLIALFYGIVTPMLNPVIYSLRNTEVHGAMRKLMSRHWFWRK